A single Macrobrachium nipponense isolate FS-2020 chromosome 5, ASM1510439v2, whole genome shotgun sequence DNA region contains:
- the LOC135215370 gene encoding uncharacterized protein DDB_G0286299-like — protein MTTNGPDQGKTEAADRKRRTCHHFPEVETNAQGKKRTMEEAEASEPTIKRRKVAEDGNAAIRRVLWPAKRATKQRQNVRTRAVSHFPQVLRNAEGMKRNLEGAEETAPITELRRTDQDGKASPRRPPLKVNRGGRKAEVARKKNLYNSPTELRDSHGKKRKREEEEEEGKVEELKIMQWNTEEAGKTEPLNKRRKADPDLLGAKKARPLGPPKARQRLPRQAKANAAARIHDLYGAKAKRAEQGPKAAAAAAAAPEGKTEEATMKGKMNEEGKTREEKRVKKGNLPPPNEPQKELPGRKKLKDQPPPKKMPGRKKVKDEPPPPEKQPEKGKLKDEPPPEKKPRGRKAKDANVPKDPKKGKGKPTVEELGEAEVKRLLLKGQELGSGAYGTAYKVLHKGKQAVLKVANDDLWQVRAAFRNEAKTLQELQGAGGAPMLLGTCSKPAAILMDYCCGEEFYSFIYDSKTLPSLALQALPDIARRLHEIHLAGYIHVDLKTDNVMVNKQVQPRIIDFGLAVKRGKKIKVWPNMSDSIYPPEYTRGAPAMPWGDVYSMGCLVDDTIYALYDDIPKDYEDIINMAKSKNPKLRPTVPELVEQLDEARRKQNIQ, from the coding sequence ATGACGACCAATGGACCGGACCAAGGTAAAACTGAAGCTGCTGACCGGAAGAGGAGAACATGCCATCATTTCCCTGAAGTGGAGACAAACGCCCAGGGAAAGAAGAGGACGATGGAGGAGGCTGAAGCGTCAGAACCGACCATAAAGAGACGCAAAGTGGCTGAAGATGGCAATGCAGCAATCAGGCGAGTTCTCTGGCCAGCGAAGAGAGCCACCAAACAGAGGCAGAACGTCAGGACCAGAGCagtcagtcacttccctcaagtGTTGAGAAACGCTGAGGgaatgaaaaggaacctggaggGCGCCGAAGAGACAGCCCCGATCACCGAGCTACGAAGAACGGACCAAGACGGAAAGGCAAGTCCCCGAAGGCCTCCGCTAAAAGTGAATCGAGGAGGCAGAAAGGCAGAGGTTGCACGGAAGAAGAACTTGTACAATTCCCCGACAGAACTGCGAGACAgccatggaaagaagaggaagagggaagaggaggaagaggagggcaaGGTGGAAGAGCTGAAAATCATGCAATGGAACACCGAAGAAGCAGGCAAGACGGAGCCGCTGAACAAAAGACGGAAGGCGGATCCAGACTTGCTCGGAGCCAAAAAGGCTCGTCCTCTTGGTCCGCCGAAGGCACGGCAGCGGCTCCCCCGACAAGCAAAGGCCAATGCGGCGGCGAGAATCCATGATCTCTATGGTGCCAAGGCTAAGAGGGCCGAGCAAGGACCAaaggcagcggcggcggcggcggcggcaccTGAGGGCAAGACAGAAGAGGCGAcaatgaaagggaaaatgaatgagGAAGGAAagacaagagaagagaagagagtgaAGAAAGGGAATCTTCCTCCTCCCAATGAACCCCAAAAGGAGCTGCCTGGAAGGAAGAAACTGAAGGACCAGCCGCCGCCAAAGAAGATGCCTGGAAGAAAGAAAGTGAAGGACGAGCCTCCTCCACCAGAGAAGCAACCTgaaaaggggaaactgaaggacgAGCCGCCACCAGAGAAGAAGCCTAGAGGAAGGAAAGCGAAGGACGCCAACGTACCAAAGGACCCAAAGAAGGGGAAAGGGAAGCCCACAGTCGAAGAATTGGGCGAGGCTGAGGTGAAAAGGCTTCTGCTCAAAGGACAAGAGTTGGGTTCGGGAGCCTACGGAACGGCCTACAAAGTCCTTCACAAGGGAAAGCAAGCAGTGCTGAAAGTGGCCAACGACGACCTGTGGCAAGTGAGAGCAGCCTTCAGAAACGAGGCTAAAACGCTCCAGGAACTCCAGGGCGCAGGAGGAGCTCCTATGCTACTTGGGACCTGTAGCAAGCCAGCCGCCATCCTCATGGACTATTGTTGTGGCGAAGAGTTCTATTCTTTCATATACGACTCGAAGACCTTGCCTTCCCTCGCCTTGCAAGCACTTCCGGACATTGCGAGGAGGCTCCACGAAATCCACCTGGCAGGCTATATCCATGTGGATTTGAAGACGGATAATGTGATGGTCAACAAACAGGTGCAGCCCCGAATAATCGACTTCGGATTAGCAGTGAAAAGGGGCAAGAAGATAAAGGTATGGCCCAATATGTCTGACTCCATTTACCCGCCAGAGTACACGAGAGGTGCGCCCGCTATGCCCTGGGGAGACGTCTACTCCATGGGATGTCTGGTTGATGATACTATCTACGCCCTCTACGATGACATCCCAAAGGATTACGAGGATATAATAAACATGGCCAAAAGTAAAAATCCTAAACTTCGACCAACTGTGCCCGAGTTGGTGGAGCAGTTGGATGAAGCGAGGCGGAAACAGAATATACAATAG